A DNA window from Ornithobacterium rhinotracheale DSM 15997 contains the following coding sequences:
- the truA gene encoding tRNA pseudouridine(38-40) synthase TruA: MRYFIEFSYKGTNYHGWQIQPNAVTVQEVLENRLSTLLKTPIQVTGAGRTDAGVHAKQMFAHADLDCQEPEVLKNRLNRFLPDDIAVHQIIPVKEDAHARFDALSRTYEYYIFTKKNVFETENAWIMHHSLDIDAMNEAAKQLFLYEDFTSFARLHADTKTNICKIYSAIWEQNGDELKFTICADRFLRNMVRAIVGTMVEVGKGKINITEFKQIIEKKGRNFAAASAPAQGLFLTHVAYPSDLFYV; the protein is encoded by the coding sequence TTGAGATATTTCATTGAATTTTCATACAAAGGAACAAATTATCACGGTTGGCAGATTCAGCCCAATGCAGTAACGGTGCAAGAAGTGCTCGAAAACCGACTTTCTACGCTTTTGAAAACGCCTATCCAGGTTACGGGCGCAGGTAGAACCGATGCGGGAGTGCACGCCAAACAGATGTTTGCTCACGCCGATTTGGATTGTCAAGAACCCGAGGTTTTAAAAAATAGATTAAACCGATTTTTGCCCGACGACATTGCTGTGCACCAAATTATTCCCGTGAAAGAAGATGCCCACGCAAGGTTTGATGCACTGTCCCGAACCTATGAATATTATATTTTTACCAAAAAAAATGTTTTTGAGACCGAAAACGCTTGGATCATGCACCATTCGCTAGACATCGATGCCATGAACGAAGCCGCTAAACAGCTTTTTTTGTACGAAGATTTCACGAGTTTTGCCCGATTGCATGCCGATACCAAGACCAATATTTGCAAAATTTATTCAGCGATTTGGGAACAAAATGGCGATGAATTGAAATTTACGATTTGTGCCGATAGATTCTTGCGAAACATGGTGCGTGCCATTGTAGGCACTATGGTAGAAGTGGGAAAAGGAAAGATAAATATCACAGAATTTAAACAGATAATTGAAAAAAAAGGGCGTAATTTTGCAGCCGCATCGGCACCGGCACAAGGTCTGTTTTTGACACATGTTGCCTACCCGTCTGATTTATTTTATGTATGA
- a CDS encoding ABC transporter ATP-binding protein, producing MSSRAKRFNLKELKRLFNLGIEDKKRFYSVIIIAILLSVVSSARPLLAGDAIDAYILHKNVADLLKICVILGVIITMEIALQYYFILMSNIIAQTVIEKLRIQLFNKIIQYKLSFFDKTPNGTLVTRSVSDIETISQVFTDGILVVLGDVLRIVCIMAVMFYTNWKLALVVIVILPLMTVVTSLFQKSIKRTFSEERTQTAIFNSFVQERLSGMKIIQLFNREDAEFKKFKGINKKLRDAYLATVFYFSLLFPVVELVSSVALGLVIILGGWSAFYFKDVSPGEVIAFIMFIPMLVRPIRQMAERFNNLQRGLVSAERVFKMMDLNETLPNKGMIEKSNIQGNILFKDVVFEYIPDEEILKGISFEAKAGECIAIVGATGAGKSTIINLLSRFYDIKSGSICIDGVDIRDYSLQNLRSHIAVVLQDVFLFNDTILNNIRLGDNNISENDIIQAAKEIDIHPFIETLPGGYHYKVCERGSTLSVGLRQLISFLRAYVHKPEILVLDEATSSIDTASENLIQEATEKITKNRTSIIIAHRLATIQNADKIIVMEQGKIVEMGKHQELLNQNGYYAHLYKVQFRDAQA from the coding sequence ATGAGTAGTAGAGCCAAAAGATTTAATTTAAAAGAACTAAAACGATTATTTAATTTAGGAATAGAAGACAAAAAAAGATTTTATTCCGTTATCATCATTGCCATTCTTTTATCGGTGGTATCGTCTGCACGCCCGTTGCTTGCGGGAGACGCTATCGACGCCTATATTTTGCATAAAAATGTAGCCGATTTATTGAAAATCTGTGTGATTTTGGGTGTCATCATCACCATGGAAATCGCTTTGCAATATTATTTTATTTTAATGTCCAATATTATTGCACAAACGGTGATTGAAAAACTTAGAATTCAATTATTTAACAAAATCATTCAGTACAAATTAAGTTTCTTTGACAAAACGCCAAACGGGACATTGGTTACTCGTTCGGTGTCTGATATCGAAACCATTTCGCAAGTCTTTACCGATGGGATTTTGGTGGTCTTGGGCGATGTTTTGCGCATTGTGTGCATTATGGCAGTAATGTTTTACACCAACTGGAAATTAGCCTTGGTTGTTATTGTGATTCTTCCGCTTATGACAGTGGTTACCAGTTTATTCCAAAAATCAATTAAACGAACATTTTCTGAAGAAAGAACGCAAACTGCGATTTTCAATAGTTTTGTACAAGAACGCCTTTCGGGGATGAAAATCATTCAACTTTTTAATCGAGAAGATGCTGAATTTAAGAAATTTAAAGGTATTAATAAAAAGTTGAGAGATGCGTACTTAGCCACTGTTTTTTATTTCTCATTGCTCTTTCCTGTGGTGGAATTGGTCTCATCTGTCGCACTTGGTTTGGTCATCATTTTAGGGGGCTGGAGTGCTTTTTATTTTAAAGATGTTTCGCCTGGGGAGGTCATTGCTTTTATCATGTTTATCCCGATGTTGGTGCGTCCAATTCGTCAAATGGCAGAGCGTTTCAACAACCTACAACGCGGACTTGTGAGTGCCGAGCGAGTGTTTAAAATGATGGATTTAAACGAAACTCTGCCAAACAAAGGAATGATTGAAAAAAGTAACATTCAAGGGAATATTTTATTTAAAGATGTGGTGTTTGAATACATTCCAGACGAAGAAATTTTAAAAGGTATTTCGTTTGAAGCCAAAGCGGGAGAATGCATTGCTATTGTGGGGGCAACAGGTGCAGGAAAATCCACAATCATCAATCTTTTAAGCCGTTTTTATGACATTAAATCAGGTAGTATTTGCATTGATGGTGTGGACATTAGGGATTATAGTTTGCAAAATCTGCGTAGCCATATCGCAGTGGTGTTGCAAGATGTATTTTTGTTCAACGATACGATTTTAAACAATATCCGTCTTGGCGACAACAACATCAGCGAAAACGACATCATTCAAGCTGCCAAAGAAATTGATATTCACCCATTTATCGAAACACTACCAGGTGGCTATCATTATAAAGTTTGTGAGCGTGGTTCTACCCTTTCGGTGGGGCTACGCCAATTGATTTCATTTTTGCGTGCCTATGTGCACAAGCCAGAGATTTTGGTTCTGGACGAAGCTACTTCATCTATCGATACCGCTTCGGAAAATTTAATCCAAGAAGCAACCGAAAAAATCACTAAAAACCGAACTTCCATCATTATTGCACACCGTTTGGCTACGATTCAAAACGCCGATAAAATCATCGTGATGGAACAGGGAAAAATTGTAGAAATGGGTAAACATCAAGAATTATTGAACCAAAATGGCTATTATGCACATTTATACAAAGTTCAATTCCGTGATGCGCAAGCCTAA
- a CDS encoding nSTAND3 domain-containing NTPase, with protein MKTKKYALHIDSRDYRSKRCHLKCFNTAINIIANWDVNRVNSLSLYAEEDRFNAKFKIPKENVYSIEDLGLYDNEEPNDTLKKFFDVYYDLLQQFKSINMTYKYVELLKEKKNLILTGAPGTGKTHLAKEIAKQIIEENGTEEQIGFVQFHPSYDYTDFVEGLRPTKPDANGTIGFELKD; from the coding sequence ATGAAAACAAAAAAATATGCATTACACATAGATTCAAGAGACTATAGATCAAAACGATGTCATTTAAAATGTTTTAACACAGCTATAAATATAATAGCCAATTGGGATGTCAATAGAGTAAATAGTTTATCATTATATGCTGAGGAAGATAGATTTAATGCTAAATTTAAAATACCAAAAGAAAATGTTTATTCAATTGAGGATTTAGGGCTTTATGATAACGAAGAACCAAATGATACATTGAAGAAATTCTTTGATGTATACTATGATTTACTACAACAATTTAAATCAATTAATATGACCTATAAATACGTAGAATTGCTAAAAGAGAAAAAAAACTTAATTCTCACAGGTGCTCCTGGTACAGGAAAAACACATTTAGCTAAAGAGATAGCGAAACAAATAATAGAAGAAAATGGTACAGAAGAACAGATAGGTTTTGTACAATTTCATCCATCTTATGACTACACCGATTTTGTAGAAGGCTTGAGGCCTACAAAGCCTGATGCTAATGGTACTATTGGTTTTGAATTAAAAGATTGA
- a CDS encoding DUF4919 domain-containing protein encodes MKKFASLLVFALLMLPTTFYAQKISNIDFDSIKAKIQDENSSSYYPNLIERLKLHDPTLTEDDYTNLYYGNVFYENYDPYAFNKEKSDNEKELNKQMKAGNFKEAIPLALAILDKNPIELEPLTFLMIAYGNLKDKESVRKFIPAYAELIKAIERSGDGKSKETAYVISSVPDEYQLLYFKKLTPISQKLIDARYDVLEVKDENGNVENVYFDVSKPLKKSREYYSK; translated from the coding sequence ATGAAAAAATTTGCTTCACTTCTCGTTTTTGCATTGCTTATGCTACCCACAACGTTTTATGCACAGAAGATTTCAAATATAGATTTTGATAGCATAAAAGCTAAAATTCAAGATGAAAATTCCTCAAGCTACTACCCAAACTTAATTGAGCGGTTGAAATTGCACGATCCCACTCTCACAGAAGATGACTATACTAATCTATATTATGGAAATGTGTTTTATGAAAATTACGATCCATATGCTTTCAACAAAGAGAAATCGGATAATGAAAAGGAACTTAATAAGCAAATGAAAGCTGGCAACTTCAAAGAAGCCATTCCGCTTGCTTTAGCCATATTAGACAAAAATCCTATCGAATTGGAACCTCTCACATTCTTGATGATTGCTTATGGAAATTTGAAAGACAAAGAATCTGTAAGAAAATTTATCCCCGCTTATGCTGAATTGATCAAAGCCATAGAAAGAAGTGGCGATGGCAAAAGCAAAGAAACTGCTTATGTGATAAGCTCTGTACCAGATGAATATCAATTACTGTATTTCAAAAAATTAACCCCTATTTCCCAAAAACTTATCGATGCTAGATATGATGTGCTCGAAGTAAAAGATGAAAATGGAAATGTAGAAAATGTGTATTTTGATGTGAGCAAACCGCTTAAAAAATCTAGAGAATATTACAGCAAATAA
- a CDS encoding dicarboxylate/amino acid:cation symporter produces MKKLELHWQIMIGMVLGVAFGYAMTFWSYGAQFISDWIAPFGTIFIKLLKLIAIPLILASLVKGISDLQDISKFKNMGIRTIGIYICTTIVAIVIGLSLVNLFAPGKGIPQETIDQLTATYTNNADISDKINTAASQKAAGPLNFLVEMVPDNIIGAMTDNGMMLQIIFFAIFVGISLLLVDDEKAKPLKDFFDSLNEVVLKMVDLIMLTAPFAVFALLSNVIVSSNDPEILEKLAFYAGTVVIGLTLLVVFYVTAGYIYTKKTPKEFFKAMSPAQLLAFSTSSSAATLPVTIERVNEHLGVDEEVSSFVLPVGATINMDGTSLYQAVAAVFIAQAMKFPLEFSDQITIVLTALMASIGSAAVPGAGMVMLVIVLESIGFPADKLAVGLALIFAVDRPLDMFRTVVNITGDAFVSLCVGKSLNKLHTPKARNWDDNYKMRKIKNQNI; encoded by the coding sequence ATGAAGAAATTAGAATTGCATTGGCAAATTATGATAGGGATGGTGTTGGGTGTAGCATTTGGCTATGCAATGACCTTTTGGTCTTATGGCGCTCAATTCATTTCCGATTGGATTGCCCCTTTTGGTACTATTTTTATTAAACTTTTAAAACTAATTGCAATCCCGCTGATTTTGGCATCGCTTGTAAAAGGAATTTCCGATTTGCAGGATATCTCAAAATTTAAAAATATGGGGATTCGCACTATCGGAATTTATATTTGTACCACGATTGTAGCGATTGTAATTGGGCTAAGTTTGGTCAATTTATTCGCTCCAGGAAAGGGAATCCCACAAGAAACGATAGATCAGCTTACGGCGACTTATACCAATAATGCCGATATTTCCGACAAGATTAATACCGCGGCGTCTCAAAAAGCAGCAGGGCCTTTAAACTTTTTAGTCGAAATGGTGCCAGACAACATCATCGGTGCTATGACAGACAATGGAATGATGCTGCAAATTATATTTTTTGCTATTTTTGTGGGAATCAGTCTTTTATTGGTAGATGACGAAAAGGCAAAACCACTTAAAGATTTCTTCGATTCGCTTAACGAAGTGGTGCTAAAGATGGTAGATTTAATCATGCTTACTGCACCCTTTGCCGTGTTTGCATTATTGTCCAATGTCATTGTTTCATCCAACGATCCAGAAATTCTAGAAAAATTAGCTTTCTATGCAGGAACGGTGGTGATAGGTTTAACTTTATTGGTGGTGTTTTATGTTACGGCAGGATACATTTATACCAAAAAAACACCCAAGGAATTTTTTAAAGCCATGTCGCCAGCGCAATTATTGGCATTTTCCACCAGTTCGAGTGCCGCAACCTTGCCCGTAACTATAGAGCGTGTAAATGAACATTTGGGCGTAGACGAAGAGGTGAGTAGTTTTGTATTGCCGGTGGGGGCGACAATCAACATGGATGGGACAAGTTTATACCAAGCCGTGGCGGCAGTTTTCATTGCCCAAGCGATGAAATTCCCGCTAGAGTTTTCAGATCAAATCACAATTGTGCTCACGGCATTGATGGCATCTATTGGTTCCGCTGCCGTGCCAGGAGCGGGTATGGTGATGCTCGTTATTGTGCTAGAGTCGATCGGGTTCCCAGCCGATAAATTAGCCGTAGGTTTAGCCTTAATCTTTGCTGTGGATCGTCCGCTTGATATGTTCCGCACGGTAGTGAATATTACGGGAGATGCCTTTGTTTCGCTATGTGTCGGGAAATCTTTGAATAAATTACACACCCCAAAAGCCAGAAATTGGGACGATAATTATAAAATGAGAAAAATTAAAAATCAAAATATATAG
- a CDS encoding metallophosphoesterase family protein — MKKVLLLSDTHGHIDDRILHYAQDVDEIWHAGDVGNQKVVEALTKEKTFRAVYGNIDDAQIRSQFPENLFFEVEGVKVFMTHIGGYPPKYNSRSLKLINEHKPKIFISGHSHILKVMPDSKRDLIHMNPGAAGIYGFHEIRTMLRFTIDNGNIGGLEVIELGKRGKI; from the coding sequence TTGAAAAAAGTTTTATTATTATCGGATACGCATGGTCATATAGACGACAGAATTTTGCACTACGCCCAAGATGTAGACGAAATTTGGCACGCGGGAGATGTTGGGAATCAGAAAGTTGTAGAGGCTTTGACTAAAGAAAAAACATTTAGAGCCGTGTATGGAAATATAGATGATGCCCAAATACGTTCGCAATTTCCTGAAAATCTATTTTTTGAAGTGGAAGGCGTGAAGGTTTTTATGACGCATATCGGGGGCTATCCGCCCAAATATAATTCGCGTTCTCTAAAATTAATCAACGAGCATAAGCCTAAAATCTTTATTTCGGGGCATTCTCATATTTTAAAAGTAATGCCTGATAGCAAGCGAGATTTAATCCACATGAACCCTGGTGCAGCGGGCATTTACGGGTTTCATGAAATTCGCACGATGTTGCGTTTCACGATAGACAATGGCAACATAGGTGGGCTAGAAGTCATTGAACTCGGAAAACGCGGAAAAATATGA
- a CDS encoding AAA family ATPase encodes MSIVSVSDNDNILLKTKNPDSTRVYTVSYNRLKKLSEVYTSIEKLEGISNIYNAMTEVIGGCYSSAYWATLHYIYSNYYNTNVQPSESPIQEKKYVFIIDEINRGEISKIFGELFFSIDPGYRGKKGAVKTQYANMHDDPDEMFYIPENVYIIGTMNDIDRSVESFDFAMRRRFTWKEITAQDSMENMKLSEEDKKRLTNLNNKISEIDGLNSSYHIGGAYLLNFDGEDKYKKIWELRIEPLLIEYLRGFPEANEKLNDLRNSFLQVNQNESSGQ; translated from the coding sequence ATGTCAATAGTTTCCGTTTCTGATAATGATAATATTCTTCTAAAAACAAAAAATCCAGATAGCACTCGTGTCTATACAGTTTCTTATAATAGATTAAAAAAACTTTCAGAAGTATATACTTCGATAGAAAAATTGGAGGGGATTTCAAATATTTACAATGCGATGACAGAAGTTATTGGAGGTTGTTATTCTTCTGCTTATTGGGCGACGCTGCACTATATTTATTCAAACTATTATAATACGAATGTTCAACCTTCAGAATCACCTATTCAAGAAAAAAAATATGTTTTCATCATCGATGAAATAAACCGAGGCGAAATTTCAAAAATATTTGGTGAGTTGTTTTTCTCAATAGATCCTGGCTATAGAGGGAAAAAAGGTGCAGTGAAAACTCAGTATGCGAATATGCATGATGATCCAGACGAAATGTTTTATATTCCTGAAAATGTTTACATCATCGGAACAATGAACGATATTGATAGAAGTGTTGAGAGTTTTGATTTTGCTATGCGTCGTCGTTTCACTTGGAAAGAAATTACAGCGCAAGATAGTATGGAAAATATGAAGCTTTCCGAAGAAGATAAAAAAAGATTGACTAATCTTAACAACAAAATATCTGAAATTGATGGACTAAATTCTTCATATCATATTGGAGGAGCTTACTTACTAAATTTTGATGGAGAAGATAAGTATAAAAAAATATGGGAATTAAGAATAGAGCCACTACTTATAGAGTATCTTAGAGGATTTCCTGAGGCAAATGAAAAATTAAATGATTTAAGAAACAGCTTCCTTCAAGTAAATCAAAATGAAAGTTCAGGACAATAG
- a CDS encoding TIGR03915 family putative DNA repair protein, with protein sequence MINLVYDGSFEGLMTAIFEVFEYRFQSVCILPENRAAQLDLFAERHDVITQTEKAERVLKKLEENLGKKGISQLMYVFMSELDERENLILHLVQKSVKNPKKYVFNDLADDQILAIAKICKSVGREVHRMKAFVRFEKLQDETYFARIEPDFDVLPMLKNHFYHRYRDQKWLIYDARRNYGLFYDLETCEMIFPTGDFAQNPEDLWHTEEQNYQKLWQRYFVKTGIEECKNTKLHLQNMPKRYWKYLTEKKIY encoded by the coding sequence CTTTCAATCTGTGTGTATTTTGCCCGAAAACCGAGCCGCACAGTTGGATTTGTTTGCTGAGCGGCACGATGTCATCACACAAACCGAAAAAGCCGAGCGTGTACTCAAAAAATTGGAAGAAAATTTAGGCAAAAAAGGAATTTCTCAGCTGATGTATGTGTTTATGTCTGAGCTTGATGAGCGTGAAAATTTAATTTTGCATTTGGTGCAAAAATCGGTAAAAAATCCTAAAAAATATGTTTTTAATGATTTAGCTGATGATCAAATTTTAGCCATTGCCAAAATTTGCAAATCCGTGGGGCGAGAGGTGCATCGCATGAAAGCTTTTGTGCGTTTTGAAAAGCTCCAAGACGAAACTTATTTTGCTCGCATTGAGCCTGATTTTGATGTTTTGCCTATGCTTAAAAATCATTTTTATCATCGCTACCGAGACCAAAAATGGCTAATTTATGATGCGCGTAGAAATTATGGTTTATTCTATGATTTAGAAACTTGTGAAATGATTTTCCCTACAGGAGATTTTGCCCAAAATCCTGAAGATTTGTGGCACACAGAGGAGCAAAACTATCAAAAATTGTGGCAACGCTATTTTGTGAAAACGGGTATTGAGGAATGCAAAAATACTAAATTGCATTTGCAAAACATGCCCAAACGTTATTGGAAATATTTAACCGAGAAGAAAATATACTGA
- a CDS encoding thioredoxin family protein codes for MVENYLNQSLTWEEYIAHINDVIANGDQSDDKYQYYDLNLKRIERLLKKTTLSPEQEERVKKLDKKVILFAITEGWCGDAAQILPVVEVLANQSPKLDTAFILRDSSDYIEHHLTNGGKSIPIVVGVDAETKEEIFVWGPRPEWAKTLLAEYKAGKMNHDEFVIELQKSYNKDKGNAIINEFLDLLEK; via the coding sequence ATGGTAGAAAATTATTTAAACCAAAGCCTTACTTGGGAAGAATACATTGCCCACATCAACGATGTGATTGCCAACGGCGACCAGAGCGATGATAAATACCAGTATTATGATTTAAACCTTAAACGCATCGAGCGTTTGCTCAAGAAAACGACTTTAAGCCCAGAGCAAGAAGAGCGTGTTAAAAAATTAGACAAAAAAGTAATTTTATTCGCCATTACCGAAGGCTGGTGCGGAGATGCTGCACAGATTTTGCCCGTGGTAGAGGTCTTGGCAAACCAAAGTCCTAAGCTGGATACCGCTTTTATTTTAAGAGATAGTAGCGACTATATCGAGCATCATTTAACCAATGGCGGAAAATCAATCCCGATTGTGGTAGGAGTGGATGCTGAGACCAAGGAAGAAATCTTTGTTTGGGGACCAAGACCTGAGTGGGCAAAAACACTTTTGGCTGAATATAAGGCTGGCAAAATGAACCACGATGAGTTTGTAATTGAGCTTCAAAAATCTTATAATAAAGATAAAGGAAACGCGATTATCAACGAATTTTTGGACTTATTAGAAAAATAA
- a CDS encoding TlpA family protein disulfide reductase — protein sequence MRKLFLIIFSILALNACKAPEPKFEEGQALQTSQLDLDLEKTTGEELNLKNIQKPIFLHFWGSWCPPCKAEMPSIEKLYQKYGDKVEFILIPINDKPEKYQAFLNENNINVPVYEAKSLIDKDLMPKAFPTTYIIDKDKKVVKEAIGMHDWEGDDLQQLFVGF from the coding sequence ATGAGAAAATTATTTTTAATCATTTTTTCCATTTTAGCATTGAATGCCTGCAAAGCACCAGAACCCAAGTTTGAGGAAGGACAAGCTTTGCAAACAAGTCAATTGGATTTGGATTTAGAAAAAACTACGGGCGAAGAATTGAATTTAAAAAACATTCAAAAACCGATTTTTTTACATTTTTGGGGTAGCTGGTGCCCGCCGTGCAAAGCAGAGATGCCAAGTATCGAAAAGCTGTATCAAAAGTATGGCGACAAAGTGGAATTTATCTTAATCCCCATAAATGATAAGCCCGAAAAATATCAAGCATTTTTGAATGAAAATAATATCAATGTGCCTGTATATGAGGCTAAATCTTTAATTGATAAAGATTTAATGCCAAAAGCTTTCCCTACAACTTATATTATAGATAAAGATAAGAAAGTGGTGAAAGAAGCAATCGGAATGCATGATTGGGAGGGAGACGATTTGCAGCAGCTGTTTGTAGGATTCTAA
- the fabG gene encoding 3-oxoacyl-[acyl-carrier-protein] reductase, with amino-acid sequence MELLKGKVAIVTGATRGIGKGILEKFVENGAKVAFTYASSAEAAKALEEKYGESVKGFQSDASDFDAAQELVNQVIEAFGQIDIVVNNAGITKDNLLMRMGYEDWEKVIKVNLDSAFNLTKAVLRPMLKQRSGSIINMSSVVGLQGNAGQANYAASKAGLLGFTKSVALELGSRNIRCNAIAPGFIETEMTAKLDEKVVEEWRNNIPLRRGGTPEDIANACLYLGSELSSYVTGQVLSVDGGMHT; translated from the coding sequence ATGGAATTATTAAAAGGAAAAGTAGCGATTGTAACGGGAGCTACACGCGGAATCGGTAAGGGAATTCTTGAGAAATTTGTAGAAAATGGAGCCAAAGTTGCCTTTACTTACGCTTCTTCTGCAGAAGCTGCCAAAGCGCTAGAAGAAAAATATGGGGAAAGCGTAAAAGGCTTTCAATCAGACGCATCGGACTTTGATGCAGCACAAGAATTGGTAAACCAAGTGATTGAAGCTTTTGGGCAAATCGATATCGTAGTAAACAACGCTGGAATCACCAAAGATAACTTATTGATGCGTATGGGCTACGAGGATTGGGAAAAAGTAATCAAAGTGAATTTGGATTCTGCCTTTAATCTTACCAAGGCGGTTTTACGCCCCATGTTGAAACAACGCAGCGGTTCTATCATCAATATGAGCTCGGTGGTAGGATTGCAAGGGAATGCAGGGCAAGCTAATTATGCAGCTTCTAAGGCAGGGCTTTTGGGCTTTACCAAGTCAGTGGCACTTGAATTGGGCTCTAGAAATATCCGTTGCAACGCCATTGCACCAGGTTTTATCGAAACAGAAATGACTGCAAAATTGGACGAAAAAGTCGTAGAAGAATGGAGAAACAACATTCCACTTCGTCGTGGCGGAACACCAGAAGACATTGCCAATGCTTGTTTGTATTTAGGCTCAGAACTTTCGAGCTATGTTACAGGGCAAGTGCTTAGTGTAGATGGCGGAATGCATACTTAA
- a CDS encoding McrC family protein: MKVQDNSSKILELNQLHLSFTEDIQRFANKSIKDLCEVSSDLLVFPNVLGYHKDDIGSATICYYDSINNTLKTNNILGFVGCNDTQLSIVSRFDNDELSKNYFMHYMLQRVFSINLFNFDTDSNKESIWDFLIYLFPYFLKKAFSQGIYKAYIRNEYNNANVKGAINVTRHIRQNIPFQGNVAYTTREHSYDNSVTQLIRHTIEHIRSKKLGNGVLNSDTETRALVQKINYITQNSYKKSQRRAIILKNIQPISHPYFTEYKILQKLCLKILRHDKITYGENKDKVYGLLFDGAWLWEEYLNTILKDDFIHPENKTRRYKQYLFENKIQPIYPDFISKEKPTIVADAKYIPLDRSKTSSYHSESEKALSIYYKTITYMYRFNSQHGLLLFPIKNKNPFKNDLKIKETLGKISKIGLPIPTECENYNDFSEKMKKREKIFIKEITIENNPILK; encoded by the coding sequence ATGAAAGTTCAGGACAATAGCTCGAAAATTTTAGAATTAAATCAGTTACATTTATCTTTCACGGAAGATATACAAAGATTTGCAAATAAGAGTATAAAAGATCTGTGTGAAGTAAGTAGTGACTTATTGGTTTTTCCCAATGTTTTAGGGTATCATAAAGATGATATTGGCTCAGCGACAATTTGCTACTATGATTCTATTAATAATACGCTCAAAACTAATAATATCTTAGGCTTTGTAGGATGTAATGATACTCAATTAAGCATAGTATCAAGATTCGATAATGATGAATTGTCTAAAAACTATTTTATGCATTATATGCTTCAGAGAGTATTTTCCATAAACTTATTTAATTTTGATACTGATTCCAATAAAGAATCCATATGGGATTTTCTAATTTATCTTTTTCCATATTTTTTAAAAAAAGCATTTTCTCAAGGAATATACAAGGCATATATTAGAAATGAATATAATAATGCGAATGTAAAGGGAGCAATAAATGTAACACGACATATCCGCCAAAATATTCCATTCCAAGGCAATGTAGCTTATACAACTCGAGAACATAGTTATGATAATTCTGTAACCCAATTAATTCGTCATACCATTGAGCACATTCGTTCAAAGAAGCTGGGTAATGGAGTACTTAATTCTGATACAGAAACTAGAGCTTTGGTTCAAAAAATTAATTACATAACACAAAATTCATATAAAAAATCACAACGACGAGCAATCATATTAAAAAATATACAACCGATTTCGCATCCATACTTTACGGAATATAAAATTCTTCAAAAACTTTGTTTGAAGATACTCCGTCATGATAAAATAACTTATGGCGAGAATAAGGATAAAGTTTATGGATTGTTGTTCGATGGTGCTTGGTTATGGGAAGAATATTTGAATACAATTTTAAAAGATGATTTCATACATCCAGAAAATAAGACACGACGATATAAACAGTATTTATTTGAAAATAAAATTCAACCAATTTATCCAGATTTTATAAGCAAAGAAAAACCGACAATTGTAGCTGATGCTAAATACATACCCTTGGATAGGAGTAAAACATCATCTTATCATAGCGAATCTGAAAAGGCTCTAAGTATTTATTATAAAACGATAACTTACATGTATCGGTTTAACTCTCAGCATGGTCTTCTGTTATTTCCCATTAAAAATAAAAATCCTTTCAAAAATGATTTAAAAATTAAAGAGACACTTGGAAAAATCTCAAAAATTGGATTACCAATACCGACAGAATGTGAAAACTACAACGATTTTTCAGAAAAAATGAAAAAGCGGGAAAAGATTTTTATTAAAGAGATAACAATTGAAAATAATCCCATATTGAAATAA